The following DNA comes from Rhipicephalus microplus isolate Deutch F79 chromosome 6, USDA_Rmic, whole genome shotgun sequence.
CGCCCTTAAATATAAAATTCTAACTCGTCGACTCGTACAAACGCTAGACACAAAAAGACGCCGAGCCAGTGTGGTTCTAATACAATATTGCTGGCGAAGCCACTATCATACACTTTTCTAAAAGAAAACTCTGATTGCGCACGCCACATAAGCAAACCGCAAAAACTTTAAACAAACCTTGTCACTGTTCTGCATCGACTTTTTGCCTAAATATTGTGCCGTAACGTCTGTTTCTAGTTAATATTCAAAGCCATGATTGCACCCAACTTTGTAAAAACAGAACGTCGAATTTGGACACTAGAAAGATGGGCTTGCTTATGgggattttttttcaaacacagcacAGACCCGCTGTCAGAGGCATAGGAGCAGGTAACAAAGTCATCTCATATGtagatattgctttagcgcagatCAGTTTCAGCGTCAAGAAAAGATGCCATGCAGtaaagaaggggaaaaaacagACAACAGTGTGAACGCTCACAATTTCGCCTGTTTTTACCTTTTTCTACtgtacagtatttttttttcttcacgctcaaactgaccTGCgctaaagcagtatttatttatCGGGCACTAACTCGCCCTGTCAGCCGCACTTTTCATACGTCTTCGTCAGCACGCCTACGTTATTTAACGTCGTCAACTTTCGTGGGGGTACAACACTTAGATTACGAAGCATGAGGTTATTTTTATGCCGAAGCAACAACATAGTGGACATGCGAGAAGTTTTGATTTCATTAACGATTATGGAAGAAATAGCATTCTCACCTGAATGCCTTCCACATCGAAACACCATGAGCAATGCCACCCCGCGTAGCGTGGCCATGTTCCCGTTATTGTCCACGTCTCTCTGAGCGTTCCCGTGTTTGGCATGTTCTCTTGTGAAAACGTTTCCATCCTACGGAGCCGCACCGAGTCGTCTTCATAGACGTCTCGAATATAGGCTGCCGTGCACACACCACTCACATCTATGGGCATGCTATTCTCCCAGAAGAAGCCATAGACAAACCATCGCAGCCGCAGCTTCATTGGTTCACCGAAACCATCGTGATGCTTAAGGAATAGCACCACGTCTCGGCTAGGTGTTTCGTCAGCGTCGGACATGATGAAGAGGTCATCATCTCGGATGTTCGTCAACCGGCGGTGGCCTTCATACCAAACGGATGTGCGGAAGTAGTTTTCGGGGCCCCAAGGATCCCCTCCGGCATAGTTGTAGAAGTCCACAGATATCGGAACAATCTTGTGCTTATGCTCACGCAGAAATCCGGCACTAAGGTTGTTCTTGAGGTATAATGGCTTTTGCGTGCCGAAGTACGTGTATGGAGATTCAACGACGAGATAATGGTCAACAGCGTCGCCCAGCTCTTGCACACGAACCTCCAGCAGGTCGAGCTCGTGGTTGAAGACCAGCCCATTTATTACTTTGCGTGGCTTCGAGCGCCGTCGAATATGACCTTCAAAATACCATCTCTTGAAATCTGCTGCAAACCAAATGGTTTCGGGTATGGAGCACTCTCGCCCATGCCAACCCTTCTTGCAGACGCATGTGGAGGGTTTCATTGTTGGTACACTACCTTCCTGAAAGCATTTGACTGGATTCACGCGAGGCACTGTCGTAAGATTTGAGTTCACAGGACGAACTCTTACGTATGGTGACGATGAGTTGGGAAGCTCTTTCAGCTTAAGGCTCGGCACACCTCTTGCATTAAGCGCTCCAGTGGAGACAGTAGAACTCCTCTTTCGATT
Coding sequences within:
- the LOC119167297 gene encoding beta-1,4-mannosyl-glycoprotein 4-beta-N-acetylglucosaminyltransferase, which encodes MLPRFKTMIATLCFFGFVSAVVFVYVSHYNQVRSSLNRKRSSTVSTGALNARGVPSLKLKELPNSSSPYVRVRPVNSNLTTVPRVNPVKCFQEGSVPTMKPSTCVCKKGWHGRECSIPETIWFAADFKRWYFEGHIRRRSKPRKVINGLVFNHELDLLEVRVQELGDAVDHYLVVESPYTYFGTQKPLYLKNNLSAGFLREHKHKIVPISVDFYNYAGGDPWGPENYFRTSVWYEGHRRLTNIRDDDLFIMSDADETPSRDVVLFLKHHDGFGEPMKLRLRWFVYGFFWENSMPIDVSGVCTAAYIRDVYEDDSVRLRRMETFSQENMPNTGTLRETWTITGTWPRYAGWHCSWCFDVEGIQMKLAAAQRDDGVRWGDIAEKTDAGYIDSLRKKGLLFDDNLPALTARDPNETAPAYVKENAERFLCLMRP